The DNA window ACATCCCCATGGGAAGTTTCTCTAGAAGGGAAACATCCCCATGGGAAGTTTTCCCGTTTGGGCCGACACGGTCCTAGTGCATCAGCccatagaaaaaaattaaaaagtccgaaaataaaaaataagtaatttatctGGAAAAATTTGGAAACACACGTTTCGGATTGTCGACACTCGTTTTTTGACAAATCGTAAGTGTCATCCGCCATTATAATCGATGTATTCGAATCATTGAgagaattgttttttatttagtgGCGGCAAATAGTAAAaccttaaatttatttatggGTCTTGATTTGTGGAAGcaagactttttttttttgataatttggggagggggagcgcttgtgggagaaatcgAACCCATAAGCTAGCAGTTTGTTGTTTAATGCTTATACAATTTGAGATATAACTCATTTGTAGGAAGCAAGACTTTTAAGCATAAGGTACAAAGACACGTGTCACTATGACAGCCAAGTCAGTAGACATAAAAATGTCAAGTACTAAGGGTCATTTTTGGTTCATCTCACTAGTATAAACTTACTGAACTGGAAACTGGTTTTTGTTTCAGCTCATGGCAACTGCAACTGCAGCTGTAGCCAAGCATGGCTTGTGTGCAGGTTTCATGGATTTATCAGAATCACCAAAATGCAGTTTCTCCGGCAATCCAATTCCCACTAAGCAATCACTAATTCATCTTTTCCACAATGTAAGCACCTACTCCTTCAATTCTTTCCCTGAAATTTTCACTTTCCCGAGAAACAAACACTCATTCTATGCATTTGCAGCGCGAACAAAGATATCGGTCATGTTCCCTATCAATGAACGGTTGCCAAAGTGATTTAAAAGTGCCAATTGGAATAACTGAAACGAGAACATTACAGGCAGTATCTTCCACAGCCATGGCTATGGAAGCTCTCAATTATGCCATTTCTGATGTTAAAGCCAATCCGCCGCTTTTCGCTTCCGGGATTTTACGTCTTCAGGTATAACATCTTAACTTCGCAATGCCAAAACAAAGTATACTTCATTTGATACTATTTGCATTATTGTACTACTCTTATCTCCAATTTGCTCAACATTGGTGGAGAAATGGGTGTATGCCACGTGTCTGGTTGGCATTGAATGGGAGATGCATTAAACGACATCTTTTTTGTTATCCTGCTGTTTCTATGGGACATGTTTCCAATAAGAAATGAAATTAGCAACTAGCATCAAGCAAGTGTGGAAAAATTGCCTTATCGGATCGCATAAAATGTTAATTGTTTGACTTCACACTTTGgtatatattttcattttatcataCTTTATAATTAATAGGGGTCTTGAAGTTGAAATTTCATACAATCATATTcatttggtaaaaaaaattgtcacaAGGGAAAAAGCTACTTAACCCACCATCCATTAGAGCtccaaagtttaaaaaaattatataaataagtaCTTCATTCTATAAAATACATGTTCATATTGACATAATGgcattattaataaaattaataaacttttagcaatttttagATCATCAATAtgttaaaagacaaaaatatattgccctttatttaattttatactaaaaaaagatcaaaagatCATGGTGCGCAATAGTATATTACACATGAAATTAAGATGTCAATTTATATCCgtaaattcaaaattatttttaatcttgTTTCAGTTGTTTGTAATTCACTTATTAGAGAATAACTACAGATAAATTTTTAACAGGTTGAAACAccaattaaagaaattaaaatttagacaCTTAAATTGCATATTTAGAAAAGTTCAGACACTCTTagcaaaattaaattattaattaaaacgGGTTTGAGATTTTCAAAAACCGGTCCGATCAATCTTGGCTTAAACCCAATCCTGACCAACCAACGGCAAACATGAAAActgaagaagatgaagtgtcAGTTATTAATTAGGTTTTGCTCGGTTGATCATGTCTCTCTTTGATTCATTGAGGTTCAAAATCAGAAATTTCTCTTACTTAATGTCAATTTAGCTGCAACCAGTTGGTTGGAATTTCTagtttttaatctaattttccAATTTACTTATTGTGATTGAAATGCAGGTACCAATCCAACAGAAAATTGAAGCCATTCAATGGCTTCATGCGCAGCACCATCTTCTTCCATGTTGCTTCTTCTCCGGTAGAAGAAGACGAGAAAATGAAACTGATCTTATGTTAGACTTCACCAATGGAAATGGCCATATCAACAATTTAGTCAGTGTAGCTGGTGTCGGCTCTGCTGTTCTCTTTAGGGATATCCATCCTTTTTCATATAATGACTGGAAGTCCATTAAGAGGTAAACAAAATccaataattttgataatttcatGTTTCTATTATTGCTGTGATTTGTAATTCAATCTGTTTTAACTTGTTCAGGTTCCTATCAGCCAATTGTCCTTTGATTCGTGCCTATGGCGCAATCCGGTTTGATGCCATGGCTGATATGTCATCCGAGTGGGAATCTTTTGGCTCGTTTTACTTCATTGTTCCTCAGGTAAAccgatttttttgatttgaatcCATGTGCAAGTTTATATTGAGCTCAAAGAATCAGATTTTTGTTGTTGCTAGTTATTCATAAGGAAGAAAGGGTCAACATGGCTTGCGAACTTGTGTCACAGggtcaaataaatcatttttaactttttaattaaattagatccCCAAACTTGTGTCTGAGGGGTCAAGTAAGTCACGCATTTGCAGGGGTTACTTGACCTACATTAATAGAATTTGAGGACCTAGTAgactgataaaataaaaaatgacttactCGACCCAAAAACACAAGTTTGAAGATCTAATAAcccaaaaaagttaaaatgaacTTATTTGATCCCGAGACACATGTTTGACGGCCGCGACCCTTTGTTTGTTATATAAGACTTGTTGATAATGATAGGTTGAGCTTGATGAGCTCGAGGGAAGTTCCATGCTTGCTGCAACTATTGCATGGGATAATGCCCTTTCATTGACATGGGAACAAGCTGTTGGTGCGGTTCAAATTACCATGAGTCAGGTCGGGCTACTCTGCTTGCTTAACTATTTGATTCATCTGCTTGTTGAATATAGAAAGCTAATTCTTATCCTTTTGTGTAATTTTGTTTGATGCTTGTTTTAAATTCATGCAGATTTCTTCTACTATCGTGAAGTTGTCGAAAGAAGTTAATAGAACATTTGTATTGAGCAATTATCACATCCCCAGTGAGACCTACTGGGATCTGGCTGTGAAAAGAGCTCTGCAGACAATAAATATAAGCAGCTCACCACTTATAAAGGTCTTTAATCGTCACCTGTGTGCTAAGTACATCTATGGTATCCAGCTCGCAGTTTTTTCTTCTGCGAAAATGCTAGTTATTTTTGGCCatgtgttgttttttttttcttttttctatatGATTTGGTTTTTGATGTACCTGAGTTGTGTCATGAAATCTAGGTTGTACTCGCACGTAGCAGCAGAGTTGTAACGGCTACTGACATTGATCCTATATTGTGGTTGGCTTCTCTGCAGGTACTTTTATCTTTATAACTATTCCGTGAATCATTCTTTACATATGAAAAGTCTTTAAGTAAAATACTTGAGAATAGTACTTGCTTACAGGTCGAAGGAGAGCATTCTTATCAATTTTGTCTTCAGCCACCTAATGGTCCAGCATTTATTGGAAACACGGCAAGTGATCGCTGGTCTTTTATTCTATAAGAGAATTATGCAGTTAACTGTATATCACTTTAATTTTCCACAATCctgtaaatgtttcgattctTGCTTGCCtttttcaaaatggattttGCATGTTTTGAATGGTCATGGTTGCCAATAAATGAACtgcaattaaattatttttgaagttCAAAATAGTTGATGCCTTATATACTTTAGTCATTGTGAATGTGTATTTTCTTAATAAATGGAGATCAATTAGCCTTATTCTATTTTTGACTTGTATCAACTTTATCAATAGCCAGAGCAACTATTTCACAGAAAATGGCTAGGAGTTAGTAGTGAAGCGTTGGCAGGGACTCGTGCCAGAGGTGGATCAAAAGCTCTAGATCTTCAAATAGAACGTGATTTACTTTCCAGGTATATATTGGTACTTTGCACTTAATCACTTGTTAAACTGTTACACTGGAAATAAGTTAAGACAGTTCTGAAGCCGGTAACTAAGTTCAtgttttgattaataacttaGCATTCATTTGCAGTCCCAAGGACCATCTTGAATTTACCATAGTACGAGACAGCATAAGAAGAAAATTAGAGGCAAGTGCAGTTTCCTGTGCCTTGCGATATTAAATTATCCTTTCACAGATCCCTTGGTCTTGGTCTTATTGTGACTTATTGTGACAAAGAATACTGGAAGTCTAGAACTAGCTGTTGTCTGACATAAAGAAGAAAGCAAAAGAAATGAAACTTAAAGTACCATTCGTCCACTATTCTATTTTGCAGGCTGTGTGTAGCAGAGTAGTAGTAGAACCAAATAAAGCAATACGAAAGTTCCCAAGAGTTCAACATTTGAATGCCCAGTTGGCAGGAAAGTTAAGCAGTGAAGATGATGAGGTAAAGAAAATCAACTATCTCTGATTCAACAAAAAGTCCCTTAAATCACATATAAGATAATCTTTTCCCTGTTTATATTTGCTTGGCATGTTACCTTGCATTTACTGTATCTTAACTTCATTTTATGAATTCCACTTTTGGTTCGATCTGATAGTTTTACTACAGTTATTGTTGCCCTAGTTCTCTTAAACAATTCTCCTCCAATGTTCTGTTCCCTTTCCAGTTTGATATCTTGTCTTCTCTTCACCCAAGCCCGGCAGTTTGTGGATTCCCAACAGAAGAGGCACGCGCTTTAATTTCAAGAGCTGGTAGGTACATGCGTCATTCTGATGTTTGCATAGTAAATTTCATATTGCTATCAAGTTATTTCCTCAAGCCTCTTGGCATTGCCTATCTATTCTATACCACACCCAAAAGGATGCTCTGTGCAATACATGTGCAAGTccttttgataaatttaatctTCTCGAACAATGTGGTTACTGCAGTATAGAGGCTATAACATGTTGAATGAACGCTACAGTTTTGATAGCCTTTACTAACTCTCGTTTTTTTCCTTAGCCAGACAAACATTAGTAGACCAAATTGTGATGGCTGATTATCTTGTTCTCAATTACTTAGTTGGCTGTTTGCTTGCAACAGACCTGAACAACtcatttttttctaatattCCGCAGAAATATTTGATAGAGGAATGTACGCTGGTCCTGTTGGCTGGTTTGGAGGGAGAGAGAGCGAGTTTGCTGTTGGCATCAGGTCAGCATTGGTCCAAAAGGTCAGCTATTTTCCTCTTCAGTCGCTGTTTTGAGTGAGAATGAATCTGATAAACATATTATAACTTGATTGAAGAGTCGCTGCTTCAAAATATCATACTGCATTGTGCTGTTGATTGCTGACTTTACTGAATTGTAGGGCCTTGGTGCATTGATCTATGCTGGGACAGGGATAGTAGAGGGAAGCAATCCCTCTTTAGAATGGGATGAACTGGAGCTCAAGACATCTCAGGTTTGTGTTCTGTAACATTCATTCATTTTACTAAGGCTTTCAGTGTGCTaatgcatttttatttttttctttatttgatgTGTTGCACAGTTCTCTAAATTTCTTAAACTTGAGGTCCCTGCAagggaaaaaattgaaaattcgaGAAGACTCAAGTGACAAGGTTCGTATTTTAGAGATGTACTGAACATTTGTGCATCTTTACATGATTTAATTACTGGTCTGCTCTTTCTCAGTTGTTTTTACCGATGAACATAATACTGAGAGTTTCTGGAATTGCTATTGTTTGTTTCCGGACTGGAAGCTTGAAGAGCATAAATTCGCAAAGCAGATTTTCTGACCCTTTCAGTTAAAGATATCATTCTTTTACAGAAATAGTACATACCGCATCCTACTGATCATTTGCCAACTCTGTTCTTTGATAATAGACGTATTGGATCTTGGACTCAGGATGGAAATTAGTAGACATGAGCAAGCAATATCTATAGACATTCTTTTTTCCCCATTGTTATCCCAAATCAATGCTATTGGTTATTCTTAGGTTCTGCCTTTGTTAAAAGAATGAAACGAAACAGAAGCCCAGTCTCCTTTTACATACGGAATTTCTCGAGTTCCAATAGTGAAAAAGAAATATGTTTCTTTTATGTTTGATGTTAACACTAataatgtaattatttttaattttattattctaaCTTAGAACTTTCTATATTGTTTCATGACATTTCTCTGCATCAATGATATGATTATTTGTGCCTTTGAGTTTGCGCATGGCCGCAGGATTAGGATGGTGGATTCGGAAACAAGCAGTGAAACACAAAAACCGCTGGGAGAAATATTTATTCTCTTTTAAACAAACTGGCATTGGCATTAGCCTACATAAAATCTTCAGAATTTTCTAAACTAAACCTCTGCTTGAGACCAGGGTTCACCTAAGACACATACACACTTTGTATGTGATTTATGTCAATTTTTGTTAACAGGATTTATTGTTCTTTGCAACAAAGAGCACCAGCAGAACAAGGAAGCCTGTCCACATGTATTCCATGCATTGCAGGGATAGCTTCCTCCCCAATTGTCACTTGTCGACTCCCGGATTCAACAAATAAAGCTCCGTTCAGCATCAGATCTTCCCCTGACCGCCAGCTCCACGATGTCCACTCACATTCAGGCTCAACGATCCTCTTGGTAACCTTATTATACTGATGAAGAGACCTCAAATCAGCggtatatattttatttacgtTTATAGACTGAAATAGTTAATATGTATATACCTCTTTGCAATCTGGATTTTCGGATGCAAGAAAGCGATTACCCTGGTTAATGACAGTAGGGTGCTTGCTGCCAACAATAGCATGTATTTCCCAGCTGATGCAGTAATTATTGACCACATGAACATATCCAAATCAAAATCTTGGCGTTTCCAGGAagttgcattttatttttaattaattaaaatttaaagataatattaccttcaataactaaattggctaattaaatatagggatataatagtatttttattaatttaattagaaaagtAGAACTTACCTAGGTTttgttaaaaaagttatttcCCTGGTCAAAAAAGTCAACCTCTTAACTTTCCAAGAAGTAAATTGGCAAAAATGAACCAAGTGAAAAAAGAAATGCTATTTTCCGGAAAGTTAGATTTATTTAGTGAATTTATTCCCAACTAAGTGAGGCCTCAGAATAATTTTCTCTACCCCAGTCCTTGACGAATTCTCTCACAAGAGGTCCGTTACCCTTGACTTGTGGAATTTACTCATGATAatagtatattattaatatgatGTAACCAAACAAATTATTTACCTTttgtaaaattcattttattgaCAGTAAAttcactttaaaaaattatttgatatagACATTCAATTTTGTAAAGCCTAAAATATTAAGTTAcgaaatgaattttttaatagATCATATCTTTTTACAAATAAGTTGggtaaaaattcataaaattcatTCGAACCAAATCCACTATGCTCATCTAAGAGGATTATGGACACAAGAAAAGCAAGGAATTGTCTCTTATCCTTCAGGCTAGATATCAGAAATTGACAATCAACACTTATAGTAAGACATAATCAAAACCTGAATTATCCAACAGGAAAAGTTTGGAATAACCCTGCATAATTCACAATTAAATGCATATAAATGGAAGATTGCCAACatttaatctattttcacaAGAAATATCAACCAAATTATAACAAATTCACAAATTAGGCTTCATCAATGGAAAATAATGGAGGAAAAAGAGTGAGATTTGGGGTTCGAGCGAGTTCGAGAGATCATTCAGTTCAAGAGTTCGTTCCTTCTGCAGCTTGGACAGAGGATTCAGAATTCCATTTCCTGCTTATTGATCTTCCTGGTAATTTAATTACTCTATCATCTTTCAATTTCTGTCAAATTACAGTTTATCTGactgcatttttttaaaaaatttaaagaatttaaaaaggAGGAAGTGAAGCTTCATGTGGATGAGTCAGGGCAGATAATAGTCAGTGGAGAAAGGCTTGTGAAGAACAgcaacaaatatatatatttcgaGAAAGCGTTTAAATCTCCGGAAAATTCAGATATTGGCAGGATCACAGGGAAATTTGATGGAGAAATTCTATATGTAACTCTGCCTAAGAAGTCACAAGCACAGATGAAGAAAGAACCTGAGAATCCGATAAAAAATGACCAAGGCGTCGCAAAAGATCATAATGTAAAATATGACGAAGGCGTCGCTGAAGATCATGATATGAAAGAAAAGGAGCCCTCTGATGATCGTAAGATCGGGTCTCGGGAAAGTCATGATGATCAAGAGCAGAGTAAATTAGATAAAGAAGGTGAGAGCAAGAAAGGTTCAAGTGTTGATGGTTTTCGCAAAGAGAATATAGAGAAATGGGGACGAGAGGGTTCGGTATTAGAAAAGGCGACGAAAATGCTATTGGATAATAAAGAGATTTTGCTGACAGCAGTGTTGGCGTTTTCGTTGGGGATGTTAGTGTCGCGGAAACTTGAATCGGTTCATCACGAATAAATGGTATTGAGATACTGTCTTGACATTGCTGATGAACCCATCATACAAACTCCTAATAACCTTCATTTGTATATATGTAATATAATGGCTTTAAGAATCCAAAATTGGTgtaaaaaaatgaatcaaactGATGATCTAGCAAACTgacaaatttgatttattttggtttggttttgaaaacaaaattcaaactaGATACACACTCGAACTTTAATTTAtatcaatcaattaaaaaatatgacaTCTCTATTACTAGATTAAACGGGGACGATTAATATTTGTCTCCGAAAGTGTATTTTTATAGTagaaatattataatttgactttgattaaaaaaaaattatacttatcttaataatttatattaagtgctttgaaaacttaataaataaagAATTAGAAGGGGGAGAAAATGCAGCATAGTGGGTGACAGTGGACGCATGAATGATATcaaatttcaaaacataaattattttacagCTATTAAGAATAAGAATGAGTCCAGTGGGTCAAAAGTACAAAATCAATCTAAGATCTTGAACCTATTCTATTTGTTTAATCATATCAAATGtgttttataaacattatgctAAATTATTAAGAACAAGAGTTTGAAAATAGCACTCAAGCAAAATCAGCCTCATGTTGATTGACAAATGCAAATAAAGTTTGTGGGATAttgaaatgtttgaaaataaaccaaacaaaTAGGCAAACAACAGAAAAGATAAATTGAAGTCCCAAAATAGCAGAAAATGAAACTTGATAAGGAACAAAATTAAAGACataaggcaccgtttggattgatggattctaaacgatggattctaaacaatcaatggatttggacaaaatccatcgtttgcctcaaaaaaaagttaatagaatccatggatttataaattccctcattttctacaatccaccatttttgagggttttgatttcccacctactaggtgggaaagtccaaatccaccattttttatgaatgatggattgttatattatttatttttttccataaataatattaaaaaccattgattttattttcaatccaaacgatggaattttaaaatcaatggatttaaattccattgatttagaatccatcgattttgttaaaatctatggattttaaaaaccctcaatccaaacggtgcctttAGAGAATAATGGCATCTACATATCATATATGGATAGGAGGAATTCCTATTTGAGCTAATATTCTTGTGTGTACACCAAGCTTTTGGCTTCATCCCCTAATCACTCAACTAAAATATGccatttatttactttattttttaatgttttcaggATCAGATTCCATCAGCAACCCACCaagttttattataaaattaaaaaatcagcTAAACATGAAAACTTTAGAGGTAGAAGCTTCTTTGACATGCGTGCCAAAAAGTATCTAAACAAGTAAGCATGTTTTTAGGggtaaaaaatagataaaataaaaccaGAAAAATGGAAATTAATGTCACGAGGAAGAAGAAGTTGGTACTGGTGAGACTGTTTGACAAGTGATGCAAATTGAAGAGAAGAATCAGAGGTCCCTAATCAAAGGATGCTTTGTGGGTTAATTTTGAgactttatttaaaatgtgGTGCTTTTTACAAAAAGGAGAGAATCATGTCCCTTGCATAGGCATCTCATTATGTTTTGCTACATTTGAATATCACTCCTAGTGTGGCGCTGCTCTTCTCTCCTGCAGCTACTGCTCAGCCGGTTGGCTCAATAAAATCGataattatgtatttttaggatcaaaattcaaaaaaaaaataactttggCTCGATTATTCAATGTCAATCATAGCAAAGTTCTTCTTCGGGCATTGCGGCTAAGGGGCATATGATGTACAGTCAACATTTTACACACATAATTTACGTAAATATATTTCTGCGGGTTCGctcaaatcaaattattttatgtcCAAATCGAAATCAAActatattaaattcaaaaactGGTTTAGTTTTTCGATTTGATTCGATCTTTCACTACAATTTTGATCCAATATTGCACACCCTTAGAAGCAGCTAACCCACCCACCAAATCAATCCACTTAACCCAACCCATGAGATGAAAAATAGAATTTCGAATCATATACTTGGAGCCAAGCACGAGCTTAACTTAAGCCTCAACGATCCAAAACAAGAGAGGCTCATAGCAATttgttgaaaggaaaaaggtagcaGCAGCAGCATATTATCACAACACAGAGAATAGAATAAAAGTAAACTAACAAAAAAAGGCAAAGAAGGAACCCGTAAAAGCAACGAACCACCAAACAAAAACATCCTTCATAATACAGAATAGAATCTCATTTCCCACTAATTCCCTCTCCTCATATCAAACTTTCAAATCCATATCACCCCTCAAAAGCCACGCCCATCACCGCCTCTCCTCCTCCGCAATCACCGCCCCTCTGTCAAAGAAAAATGAGACAATGACGACCCCGTCAGAACCACCACCGCCGCAACCATCGCCACCCAAAACCATCCGCAAGCTACTCGTGGAAGTAGTCAATGCACGTGACCTACTTCCCAAAGACGGTCAAGGAAGCTCCAGCCCGTACATCCTCGCCGAGTTCGACGGTCAAAAGAAACGAACCTCGACCAAATACCGCGACCTCAATCCTGAATGGAACGAGACGCTCGAGTTCATCGTTTCCGACCCGGATAACATGGAGTTTGAGGAGcttgaaattgaagtttttAACGATAAAAAATTCGGCAATGGCAGTGGTCGTAAAAATCACTTCTTAGGAAGGGTTAAAGTTTACGGTTCTCAGTTTGCTCAGAGAGGACAAGAGGCGCTCATTTATTTTCCTCTCGAGAAAAAAAGTGTGTTCTCATGGATTAGAGGTGATTTAGGGTTAAAGATTTGTTACTACGATGAGTTGGTCGACGAGCCACCGCCGCCGTCTGATAAGGACGGACCTCCACCGGAGAATCAGCCCCAAGAGCCTATTAAATCGCCGGCGGTTGTTGTGGTCGAAGAAGGAAGAGTATTTGAGGTTAATCCGTATCATCAGGAGAATATTTCTTACAGTCATCGTTTTCACGATCATCAGCAGTTTCCTCCGGTTGTCGTTATCGGAGAATCTCCGCCTCCTATGGTGCAGGTGCACTCATCGGAGCCGACACTGCAAGGTCCTATTCCGGAGCAAGCTATTCCACAGCCGCCTCCGGAGGCGGAGTACATGCCGGAGGTAAGGAAGATGCAGAGTTCCAGAGTTGCTGCTGTCGGCGGTGAAAGAGTGAGGTTACCCCGGCGGATGAACGGAGATTTTTCTCCGAGAGTTATTTCTGGTAAATTTAATACTGAAAATGAGAGAGTTCATCCGTACGATCTTGTTGAGCCAATGCAGTATCTGTTTATTAAAATAGTTAAGGCTCGTGGTTTATCACCAAACGACAGCTCGTTTGTTAAGATCAGAACTTCTACTCATTCCGTACGGTCTAAACCGGCGTTGTACCGGCCGGGCGAGCCAACGGAGTGTCCTGAATGGAATCAGGTGTTTGCGTTGGGTCACAACAAGCCTGACTCGTCTGGTTCAACCCTTGAAATATCAGTTTGGGACTCAACGGAGCAGTTTCTCGGCGGcgtttgttttgatttgtctGATG is part of the Mercurialis annua linkage group LG3, ddMerAnnu1.2, whole genome shotgun sequence genome and encodes:
- the LOC126673378 gene encoding isochorismate synthase 2, chloroplastic encodes the protein MATATAAVAKHGLCAGFMDLSESPKCSFSGNPIPTKQSLIHLFHNREQRYRSCSLSMNGCQSDLKVPIGITETRTLQAVSSTAMAMEALNYAISDVKANPPLFASGILRLQVPIQQKIEAIQWLHAQHHLLPCCFFSGRRRRENETDLMLDFTNGNGHINNLVSVAGVGSAVLFRDIHPFSYNDWKSIKRFLSANCPLIRAYGAIRFDAMADMSSEWESFGSFYFIVPQVELDELEGSSMLAATIAWDNALSLTWEQAVGAVQITMSQISSTIVKLSKEVNRTFVLSNYHIPSETYWDLAVKRALQTINISSSPLIKVVLARSSRVVTATDIDPILWLASLQVEGEHSYQFCLQPPNGPAFIGNTPEQLFHRKWLGVSSEALAGTRARGGSKALDLQIERDLLSSPKDHLEFTIVRDSIRRKLEAVCSRVVVEPNKAIRKFPRVQHLNAQLAGKLSSEDDEFDILSSLHPSPAVCGFPTEEARALISRAEIFDRGMYAGPVGWFGGRESEFAVGIRSALVQKGLGALIYAGTGIVEGSNPSLEWDELELKTSQFSKFLKLEVPAREKIENSRRLK
- the LOC126672883 gene encoding inactive protein RESTRICTED TEV MOVEMENT 2-like, which gives rise to MENNGGKRVRFGVRASSRDHSVQEFVPSAAWTEDSEFHFLLIDLPEFKKEEVKLHVDESGQIIVSGERLVKNSNKYIYFEKAFKSPENSDIGRITGKFDGEILYVTLPKKSQAQMKKEPENPIKNDQGVAKDHNVKYDEGVAEDHDMKEKEPSDDRKIGSRESHDDQEQSKLDKEGESKKGSSVDGFRKENIEKWGREGSVLEKATKMLLDNKEILLTAVLAFSLGMLVSRKLESVHHE